A portion of the bacterium genome contains these proteins:
- the ybeY gene encoding rRNA maturation RNase YbeY produces MPVHFEHLVPVRDFKPSSLKALLERILKDESRPDCDLTVIFTDSARLRRLNRRYRGRDRVTDVISFAMTEGADSRYNAKELGDVFISLPRARRQAREYRVTAGEEIKRLAVHGVLHLLGYDHVKPGQAPKMRGREEFYLYGN; encoded by the coding sequence ATGCCCGTACATTTTGAGCATCTGGTTCCCGTCCGGGATTTCAAACCTTCCAGCCTGAAGGCCCTGTTAGAAAGGATATTGAAGGATGAGTCCCGTCCGGACTGCGACCTGACCGTGATCTTCACCGACAGCGCCCGCCTGCGCCGGCTCAACCGCCGCTACCGGGGCAGGGACCGGGTGACCGACGTCATCTCCTTCGCCATGACCGAAGGGGCTGACTCCCGGTACAATGCAAAGGAACTGGGCGATGTCTTCATCTCCCTGCCCCGGGCCCGGCGCCAGGCCCGTGAATACCGGGTCACGGCCGGGGAGGAGATCAAACGGCTGGCGGTCCACGGGGTGCTGCACCTGCTGGGATACGACCATGTCAAACCCGGCCAGGCCCCCAAAATGCGGGGCCGGGAAGAATTCTATCTTTACGGGAATTGA